A portion of the Sphaerochaeta pleomorpha str. Grapes genome contains these proteins:
- a CDS encoding formylglycine-generating enzyme family protein, translating to MKKHIELPQVEEVKLPRFLGIRPGIYIFTLLAIGTLLVVFVVCFLPGILKGGRYVSFSSPLAETGLYVDDVYLGGTPYQYFLSSGSHQVVYEKGGVKIATTELQVDHPVFLTYIFHRKMQYEPALKDLSLSELHAINKFNLNEIVSESAITSFDEVTRYSPVFEKWANDAIAMKLDSKMVESSFALASQFISSKPMLQDALKAKEMLSAANSSFSSALSASALLFAAKLFDSDSKEALGLASVQLLPTATPDSLRTGEFVQNGLTYEATTFVMGDTALAIFPDTNEAGIEVQTERFSIATTPVSEYQWALFIEENPQWDVSNKDALQKKGLVDEYYLSGILPSVVFATGKPIHNISFKAAQAFCSWLTEKTGKKVFIPNQEQWTLACKAAVAKPYEKSLTITDADHSSASAMLGGVWEFTDSSYIPLSRLTDYRSVSSLQKTFDLKTDMIVKGGSYLNNPSTITEHTVGAVSTVACGDQIGFRIAWEK from the coding sequence ATGAAAAAGCATATTGAACTACCCCAGGTGGAAGAAGTGAAACTCCCTCGTTTTTTGGGAATCAGGCCCGGAATATATATCTTTACCCTATTGGCAATCGGTACCCTGCTTGTCGTTTTTGTAGTTTGTTTTCTTCCAGGGATTCTTAAAGGTGGACGATACGTTTCTTTTTCAAGTCCTTTGGCCGAGACTGGGCTGTATGTGGACGATGTATATCTTGGTGGGACTCCTTACCAATATTTTCTGTCAAGCGGAAGCCACCAGGTGGTCTATGAGAAGGGGGGCGTGAAAATCGCTACCACCGAGCTGCAGGTTGACCATCCAGTGTTCCTTACCTATATTTTCCATCGGAAAATGCAATATGAGCCGGCTTTGAAAGACTTGAGTCTGTCTGAGCTGCATGCCATAAACAAATTCAACCTTAACGAAATCGTAAGCGAAAGCGCAATTACCTCCTTTGACGAGGTGACCAGGTATTCTCCGGTCTTTGAAAAATGGGCCAATGATGCGATTGCGATGAAGTTGGATTCCAAAATGGTAGAAAGCAGTTTTGCGCTTGCTTCCCAGTTCATTTCTTCGAAGCCTATGCTGCAAGACGCCTTGAAAGCAAAAGAAATGCTCTCAGCTGCAAATTCATCTTTCTCCTCTGCCCTTTCCGCTTCTGCCCTTCTCTTTGCCGCTAAGCTTTTTGACTCTGACAGCAAGGAAGCACTTGGCCTTGCTTCGGTTCAACTACTACCGACAGCAACGCCCGATTCCCTCAGGACCGGGGAATTTGTGCAAAATGGGCTTACCTATGAAGCAACTACCTTTGTAATGGGTGATACTGCCCTTGCAATCTTTCCCGATACCAATGAAGCTGGAATAGAGGTGCAGACCGAACGCTTTAGTATTGCAACTACCCCGGTAAGTGAGTACCAATGGGCACTGTTCATTGAAGAAAATCCTCAGTGGGATGTGTCGAATAAGGATGCATTGCAAAAAAAGGGGCTGGTGGATGAATATTATCTGAGTGGGATCCTCCCCTCTGTGGTGTTCGCAACCGGCAAACCCATACATAATATTAGTTTCAAGGCTGCCCAGGCATTCTGTTCCTGGTTGACCGAAAAGACTGGAAAAAAAGTTTTCATCCCGAATCAGGAGCAATGGACCCTAGCCTGCAAGGCCGCTGTTGCCAAGCCGTATGAAAAATCGTTGACGATAACCGATGCTGACCACAGCAGTGCCTCGGCAATGCTCGGAGGGGTCTGGGAGTTTACTGACAGTTCGTATATCCCTCTGTCCAGGCTTACCGATTACCGTTCGGTTTCTTCTTTACAGAAAACATTTGATTTGAAGACTGATATGATTGTAAAGGGTGGAAGTTATCTCAACAATCCATCTACAATAACAGAGCATACTGTCGGTGCTGTAAGCACTGTCGCCTGCGGGGATCAGATAGGTTTCCGCATTGCATGGGAAAAGTAA
- the lepB gene encoding signal peptidase I has product MDKIWTFLEKKTVSILTRRKAEKAYELANKKPRTVVGEIKGWADALVFAVVAVFLINQYLFQLFLIPTPSMVNTLLVRDRVFVSKTSYGIEIYPSGPKIAQANRMVHRDNIITFYNPEYISKGPFFDILSQILYMSTFSLVNIDRNEDGSIAERLYVKRAIGFPGDVIRFQEGNVYIRPSGSDSFIDENTFRAENNLVDGPHRSVDASTYDGIKAWGSLFGYKELGIQANSAPTYLSSAYLSVKNDNYPDDMYQFETSKMRTKALFDPSDFNSRSDSHKYSQGIYVPQGSILPLGDNRDDSRDGRYFGPISQKKINGRVLFRFFPFNRIGYLGNK; this is encoded by the coding sequence ATGGATAAAATTTGGACTTTTCTTGAGAAAAAGACAGTCAGTATCCTTACCCGCCGAAAGGCTGAGAAAGCGTACGAACTTGCCAACAAGAAACCACGTACCGTCGTGGGAGAGATCAAAGGCTGGGCAGACGCCCTTGTCTTTGCCGTGGTTGCGGTTTTTTTGATCAACCAATACTTGTTTCAGTTATTTCTTATCCCTACACCCTCGATGGTAAATACACTGCTTGTCAGAGACCGGGTATTTGTAAGCAAGACCAGCTACGGTATTGAAATCTACCCCAGCGGACCAAAGATTGCCCAGGCAAACCGGATGGTGCACCGGGACAATATCATTACGTTCTATAATCCGGAATATATCTCAAAGGGTCCTTTTTTTGACATCCTCTCCCAGATTCTCTACATGAGCACCTTTTCCCTGGTAAATATCGACAGGAATGAAGACGGCTCGATTGCCGAGCGCCTATATGTCAAACGAGCGATCGGATTTCCCGGTGATGTAATCCGTTTCCAGGAAGGCAACGTCTACATCCGCCCCTCTGGAAGTGATTCCTTCATTGACGAAAACACATTCCGGGCGGAAAACAATCTGGTCGACGGCCCACACCGCAGCGTGGATGCCTCTACCTATGATGGTATCAAAGCATGGGGGTCCTTGTTCGGGTACAAGGAACTTGGCATACAGGCAAATAGTGCGCCGACCTACCTTTCCTCTGCCTACCTTTCGGTCAAGAACGATAACTACCCGGATGACATGTACCAGTTCGAGACTTCCAAAATGAGGACAAAGGCATTATTCGACCCGAGCGATTTCAACTCCAGAAGCGATAGCCATAAGTACAGCCAAGGGATCTACGTACCCCAAGGTTCCATTCTTCCTTTAGGTGATAACCGCGACGATTCCCGCGACGGTCGTTATTTCGGGCCTATTTCCCAGAAAAAAATCAACGGAAGGGTTCTTTTTCGCTTTTTCCCGTTCAATCGTATCGGATATCTGGGTAATAAATAG
- the hemW gene encoding radical SAM family heme chaperone HemW, translated as MSELLLVDNLSLYVHIPFCNSCCSYCAFYSEPRGAWQQYKEAYVDRLEREILFYADKLHKPFETIFFGGGNPGCLSFEQLERLLKASQLFGKSKECTIEMNPESFSPAFFPLFAQKLVSRLSMGIQSMDDTSLKNLGRNASRSDNLQGIAYAKQVHALYGTDLSFDLMTCIPGQTVEQALADIDDLVFLADPTHISLYCLTIEEGTELARKVDSNMVSLLTEDNQEKMLSACYLHLKKLGYRHYEISNFAKQGKRCLHNLRYWNLSSYLGLGSSAASTLVEEDQVKSLTQEQDLATFSSGEIFSGYAVEILTKVEYLEEYLLMALRTDEGIDKVQFSARFGYDFDKLFGKTVKTFEPFWYFDSPQSFFLSEQGMMFLDDIVLRLAMAVF; from the coding sequence GTGAGTGAACTCCTATTGGTTGACAATCTTTCGCTATACGTACATATCCCTTTTTGCAACAGTTGTTGTTCCTACTGTGCTTTCTACTCGGAGCCAAGAGGGGCCTGGCAACAGTACAAAGAAGCCTATGTCGACCGTCTGGAACGGGAAATTCTATTCTATGCAGACAAATTGCACAAACCCTTCGAGACCATTTTCTTCGGGGGAGGCAACCCTGGGTGCCTTTCCTTCGAACAGCTCGAAAGGTTGCTGAAAGCAAGCCAACTCTTCGGGAAAAGCAAAGAATGTACCATTGAGATGAACCCTGAGAGTTTTTCGCCTGCCTTTTTCCCGCTTTTTGCACAGAAGCTTGTTTCCCGCCTGAGCATGGGTATCCAGAGCATGGACGACACGTCCTTGAAAAACCTGGGCAGGAATGCCTCGCGTTCAGATAATTTACAGGGAATTGCCTACGCAAAACAGGTGCATGCTCTCTACGGCACAGACCTTTCGTTCGACCTTATGACCTGCATCCCGGGACAGACTGTCGAACAGGCCCTTGCAGATATCGATGACTTGGTCTTTCTTGCAGACCCTACGCATATCAGCCTCTACTGCCTCACGATTGAGGAAGGGACAGAGCTTGCACGGAAAGTGGATTCGAATATGGTTTCGCTTCTTACCGAAGACAACCAGGAAAAAATGCTCTCTGCCTGCTATCTTCATCTTAAGAAACTCGGGTATCGGCACTATGAGATTTCGAACTTCGCAAAGCAGGGCAAACGCTGCCTGCATAATCTCAGATATTGGAATCTATCCAGTTATCTGGGGCTTGGAAGCAGCGCAGCCTCTACCTTGGTGGAAGAAGACCAGGTAAAATCCCTTACCCAGGAGCAGGACCTTGCAACCTTTTCTTCAGGAGAAATCTTCAGCGGATATGCTGTAGAAATCCTGACAAAGGTCGAATATCTGGAAGAATACCTTCTCATGGCACTGCGTACCGACGAAGGTATCGACAAAGTGCAATTCTCTGCAAGGTTTGGATATGACTTTGACAAGCTCTTTGGGAAAACCGTTAAAACCTTCGAGCCTTTTTGGTATTTCGACTCCCCTCAGTCTTTCTTTCTGAGCGAGCAGGGAATGATGTTCCTTGACGATATTGTGCTAAGGCTCGCCATGGCGGTTTTTTAA
- a CDS encoding YebC/PmpR family DNA-binding transcriptional regulator yields the protein MSGHSKWATIKHKKGIADAKRGQKFTKLIKEISVAAKMGGSDPDTNARLRTAVLKARAENMPKDNIDRAIKKGAGELGTSVYYELTYEGYAPGGVAIIIDTLTDNKNRTASDVRSTLTKSGGTLGATGCVSYMFQTKGIIIFDASKYTEEQIFEVALENGADDVTTNEDSIEVTTSPADFANVLEALQAAGFEQESAEIEKIADQMVTLETERARKVLKIVDRLEELDDVQEVFTNLDLPDDFEEGDEA from the coding sequence ATGTCCGGCCATAGCAAATGGGCTACAATCAAACACAAAAAAGGTATCGCCGATGCAAAGCGCGGCCAGAAATTCACAAAACTGATCAAAGAAATTTCAGTTGCCGCAAAGATGGGTGGGTCAGACCCAGACACGAATGCCCGGCTTCGCACTGCTGTCCTTAAGGCAAGGGCTGAGAATATGCCCAAAGACAATATTGACAGGGCAATCAAGAAAGGTGCCGGAGAACTCGGTACTTCCGTATATTATGAACTTACCTATGAAGGTTACGCCCCTGGTGGTGTAGCAATCATTATTGATACGCTTACCGACAACAAGAACAGAACGGCAAGTGATGTCCGTTCCACATTGACAAAATCAGGCGGTACCCTCGGTGCTACCGGTTGTGTCTCGTATATGTTCCAGACGAAAGGTATCATCATTTTTGATGCATCAAAGTACACTGAGGAACAGATTTTTGAGGTCGCCCTTGAAAACGGAGCCGATGATGTCACGACGAACGAAGATTCAATCGAAGTAACGACTTCACCGGCAGACTTTGCCAATGTTCTCGAAGCGCTGCAGGCAGCCGGTTTTGAGCAGGAAAGTGCTGAAATCGAGAAGATTGCAGACCAGATGGTTACCCTTGAGACAGAAAGGGCCCGTAAAGTCCTGAAGATTGTCGACCGACTCGAAGAACTCGACGATGTCCAGGAAGTTTTTACCAACCTTGATCTCCCCGATGATTTCGAGGAAGGTGACGAAGCGTAA
- a CDS encoding crossover junction endodeoxyribonuclease RuvC, producing MRILGIDPGYAQTGWGVVDSNGQRNRPVSFGIIKTSPTMPDIERIHFIAASIGKIAEEQQVEICGMEDIFFTKNVSSAIPVAKVIGAAVHQLSIQNIEVRLFSPPTIKIAVTGYGGADKKQIQEMVRILLGFEKIPKPDHAADALAVAICLSVFDATQKRIQGK from the coding sequence ATGCGAATCCTCGGTATTGATCCAGGATATGCACAGACAGGCTGGGGCGTTGTCGATTCAAACGGGCAACGTAACCGGCCTGTTTCTTTTGGAATAATCAAAACATCCCCAACGATGCCTGACATTGAACGGATTCATTTCATTGCTGCATCGATTGGTAAGATTGCGGAAGAGCAGCAGGTTGAAATCTGCGGAATGGAAGATATATTCTTTACCAAGAATGTCAGTTCGGCTATACCGGTTGCAAAAGTCATAGGGGCCGCGGTGCACCAGCTTTCCATCCAGAATATCGAGGTCAGGCTCTTCAGCCCGCCAACTATCAAGATTGCGGTAACGGGGTATGGAGGCGCGGATAAAAAGCAAATCCAGGAGATGGTCAGGATTTTGCTGGGATTTGAGAAAATCCCCAAACCTGACCATGCAGCTGACGCTTTGGCTGTTGCCATCTGTCTTTCAGTCTTTGACGCTACACAGAAAAGGATACAGGGAAAATGA
- the ruvA gene encoding Holliday junction branch migration protein RuvA — protein sequence MINAIIGDIVTISEGEVILRAGYVEYRLLITGQTSSRLSQLQVEDRQKVRLLSVLHHREDSMTLFGFFDEQERDAFTQLQSVSGIGSKQALKILSGISVKQLALALDSGNVKLLSSIPGIGPKTGQKMILALRNMLVLDDEKTISPSSSKNGKLKKWTDILDALFDMGYDRKRSEEVLDTLLIQLGPQLESLGRHEAEELLFRNAIVALG from the coding sequence ATGATTAATGCAATCATCGGAGACATTGTCACCATCAGTGAAGGGGAAGTCATACTGCGTGCGGGTTATGTTGAATACCGCCTCCTCATTACTGGCCAGACATCCAGCAGGCTCAGCCAGTTGCAGGTAGAAGACCGCCAGAAAGTTCGGTTGCTGTCTGTATTGCATCACCGTGAAGACAGCATGACACTCTTTGGTTTCTTCGACGAACAGGAACGGGATGCATTCACTCAGTTGCAAAGTGTTTCCGGGATCGGCTCAAAACAAGCCCTGAAAATACTTTCCGGTATCAGCGTGAAGCAATTGGCCCTTGCCCTTGACAGTGGAAATGTAAAACTGCTTTCCTCGATTCCGGGTATCGGCCCAAAGACAGGCCAGAAAATGATTCTCGCACTCAGGAATATGCTGGTGCTTGACGATGAAAAAACCATTTCCCCGTCATCCTCCAAAAACGGAAAGCTCAAGAAATGGACAGATATTCTCGATGCCCTGTTTGATATGGGCTATGACCGCAAACGCAGCGAGGAAGTCTTGGATACGCTGCTTATCCAGTTAGGACCACAGCTTGAGTCCCTGGGTAGGCACGAAGCGGAGGAGTTACTCTTCCGCAATGCAATAGTTGCATTGGGGTAG
- the ruvB gene encoding Holliday junction branch migration DNA helicase RuvB: MEDFETDLKDLDELQSSSVVSTSFQQEADVQENILRPKMLCDFQGQQQLKDNLSIFIRAAREREEPLDHTFLIGPPGLGKTTLASIIANEMGSEIRMTSAPALDKPKDLAGILTNVTEGSVFFIDEIHRLKPALEEMLYIAMEDFEIDWVIGQGPAARTMRIPLPKFTLVGATTKAGSVSSPLSSRFGITCHIEFYNEKELAQIIARSATIMDISISKDAIDLLAKCSRGTPRIANRLLKRLRDFATVLGDGIITTEIVHHGMGRLGIDLNGLEKQDRNILRTIIEFYDGGPVGAETLSISVGEAIESLEDFYEPYLIQKGYLKRTPRGRMTTKKAYDLLGLSSIRNSNEDQGILF, from the coding sequence ATGGAAGATTTTGAAACGGACCTGAAAGACCTTGACGAACTGCAGAGCAGCTCTGTCGTCTCTACTTCCTTCCAGCAGGAAGCCGATGTCCAGGAAAATATTCTCAGACCGAAAATGCTTTGCGATTTCCAAGGCCAGCAACAGTTGAAAGACAACCTCTCCATCTTTATCAGGGCAGCTCGTGAACGAGAGGAACCGCTTGACCATACATTTCTCATCGGTCCTCCCGGATTGGGGAAGACGACCCTTGCCTCGATCATTGCCAACGAAATGGGTTCGGAAATCCGTATGACCAGTGCCCCGGCTTTAGACAAACCCAAAGATCTTGCAGGCATCTTGACCAATGTCACCGAGGGCTCTGTTTTCTTTATTGACGAAATCCATCGTCTCAAGCCTGCCCTGGAAGAGATGCTCTATATTGCCATGGAGGATTTTGAAATCGACTGGGTCATCGGACAGGGACCTGCAGCAAGGACGATGAGAATCCCTCTCCCCAAATTCACCCTTGTCGGGGCCACTACCAAAGCCGGTTCTGTTTCCAGCCCGCTTTCCTCACGCTTTGGCATAACCTGCCATATTGAATTCTACAATGAAAAGGAACTGGCTCAGATTATTGCAAGGTCAGCTACGATCATGGATATTTCCATTTCAAAGGATGCAATCGATCTGTTGGCAAAATGTAGCAGGGGAACCCCCAGGATTGCGAACAGGCTTCTCAAACGCCTCCGCGATTTTGCAACAGTCCTTGGTGACGGGATTATTACCACCGAGATAGTCCATCATGGAATGGGCCGTCTGGGCATCGACCTCAATGGCCTGGAAAAACAAGACAGGAATATTTTAAGGACTATCATCGAATTTTACGATGGCGGCCCTGTCGGAGCAGAGACCTTAAGCATTTCGGTGGGAGAAGCCATTGAATCGCTTGAGGATTTCTATGAACCGTACCTTATCCAGAAAGGATACCTTAAAAGAACCCCGCGCGGACGAATGACAACAAAGAAAGCCTATGACTTGCTCGGGCTTTCCAGCATAAG